Proteins co-encoded in one Phycisphaerae bacterium genomic window:
- the neuC gene encoding UDP-N-acetylglucosamine 2-epimerase, with protein sequence MKKKKICIVIANRANYSSIKSVIEAIGKHPRLEHQLIVGSSAVLDRFGSVVNLIKKDGFIPDAVFHMIVEGETPATMAKSAGLGLLELSTLFLNLKPDIVITVGDRFEIITVAVAAILMNITLAHTMGGEISGTIDESIRHAVTKLAHIHFPANQESADRIIKMGERPENVHVVGCPRIDLVKSVLKRKNKLNRNIFKEFKGVGETFSFSKPFLLVVQHPVTTEYGQGRKQIEETLFALDTLKMPTIMLWPNVDAGSEDIAKGIRTFRERNNANYLHLFKNLPPEVYIRLMDTCKCVIGNTSSAIREGAFIGTPAVNIGSRQNGRQRGKNVIDVDCDRKQIVNAIKKQIKHGKYNSEHIYGNGNAGERIADILSKCNINIQKQNFY encoded by the coding sequence ATGAAAAAAAAGAAGATTTGCATAGTCATTGCCAACCGTGCAAATTATAGCAGCATTAAATCTGTAATAGAGGCGATTGGCAAACATCCTCGATTAGAGCATCAGTTGATTGTAGGCTCATCAGCCGTGCTCGACCGTTTTGGTTCAGTGGTAAATTTGATTAAAAAAGACGGGTTTATTCCAGATGCTGTTTTTCATATGATTGTAGAAGGTGAAACGCCGGCAACTATGGCAAAATCTGCAGGACTTGGCTTGCTGGAGTTGTCTACATTGTTTTTAAACCTGAAACCGGATATTGTTATTACTGTCGGCGACCGTTTTGAGATAATTACTGTTGCAGTAGCTGCGATATTAATGAATATTACTCTGGCTCATACTATGGGAGGAGAAATCTCAGGAACGATAGATGAAAGTATAAGACATGCAGTTACAAAGTTGGCACACATCCATTTTCCTGCAAATCAGGAAAGTGCGGATAGGATTATCAAAATGGGTGAAAGACCTGAAAATGTCCATGTAGTGGGTTGCCCAAGGATAGATTTGGTTAAAAGTGTTCTAAAACGGAAAAATAAATTAAACAGGAATATATTTAAAGAGTTTAAAGGTGTCGGTGAGACATTCAGTTTCAGTAAGCCTTTTTTGCTGGTTGTGCAACATCCTGTAACCACAGAATACGGTCAAGGCAGGAAGCAAATCGAGGAAACTCTCTTTGCATTAGACACTCTTAAGATGCCCACTATAATGCTTTGGCCGAATGTTGACGCCGGCTCTGAAGATATAGCAAAGGGAATAAGAACATTCAGAGAGCGTAACAATGCTAATTATTTACATTTATTTAAAAATCTGCCTCCTGAAGTATATATAAGGCTGATGGATACCTGTAAATGTGTCATCGGCAATACCAGCAGTGCGATACGTGAAGGCGCCTTTATTGGTACCCCCGCAGTAAATATAGGCTCCAGGCAGAATGGAAGACAGAGAGGCAAAAATGTTATTGATGTGGATTGTGACCGTAAGCAAATTGTCAACGCGATAAAAAAACAGATAAAACATGGAAAATATAATTCAGAACACATCTATGGAAATGGAAATGCAGGAGAAAGGATAGCTGATATATTATCTAAATGTAATATAAACATTCAAAAGCAGAATTTTTATTGA
- a CDS encoding acylneuraminate cytidylyltransferase family protein, producing the protein MKSKILAVIPARGGSKAVPYKNIKLLLGRPLVEYTFEAAKASKLLNRIIISTDDEKIAEIAGDNKIEVPFFRPKELAQDDTPSLPVIKHAVSFLEEKENYKPDYIVILQPTSPLRKALHIDEALKILIETGTDSVVSVMHIHHQCNPYSVMEIRDGKLVPFIANSEKYTQRQAKPAFYVRNGAAIYAFKYETLMKKNSFFGDDCRPYLMNKVDSVDIDDLIDFEFAELLLSKRQKASE; encoded by the coding sequence ATGAAATCAAAAATACTGGCTGTTATACCGGCCCGCGGCGGCTCAAAAGCTGTTCCTTACAAAAACATCAAACTTTTGCTCGGCAGACCGTTGGTCGAATATACTTTTGAAGCGGCAAAGGCCAGCAAACTTTTGAATCGCATCATCATATCTACGGATGATGAGAAAATCGCTGAAATCGCCGGAGATAATAAAATAGAAGTCCCTTTTTTCAGGCCTAAAGAATTGGCTCAGGACGATACCCCTTCTTTACCAGTCATAAAACACGCTGTTAGTTTTTTAGAAGAGAAAGAAAATTACAAACCGGATTACATTGTTATATTGCAGCCAACTTCGCCGTTAAGAAAAGCCCTGCATATCGATGAGGCACTTAAAATTTTAATTGAAACAGGCACCGATTCTGTGGTCAGTGTGATGCATATACATCATCAGTGTAATCCATATTCGGTAATGGAAATTAGAGATGGCAAACTTGTTCCCTTTATAGCCAACAGCGAAAAATATACTCAAAGGCAGGCAAAACCGGCGTTTTATGTCAGAAACGGAGCGGCGATTTACGCCTTTAAATATGAAACTTTGATGAAAAAGAACTCTTTTTTTGGCGATGATTGCAGACCTTATTTAATGAATAAAGTCGATTCTGTGGATATAGATGATTTGATTGATTTTGAATTTGCCGAACTACTCTTGAGCAAAAGACAAAAGGCGTCTGAATGA
- a CDS encoding radical SAM protein: protein MPIKKVLLIQPPLGRGMTKELFQPIFPYGLAYVATSLLNSGYEVEIFDIYANRWNRNQVLGKIKNIHCDVIGITAMSTQYSYVKWLAGELKKQINTRIVLGGLLATYSSPIVLKNTQIDVCVVGEGETTIVELLDNIDDLKKVSGIAYRDNGRIIENQPREYIEDLDTLPRPAYHLFPMDIYTKTKFYIHDPTTKIFKRRLTLKTMGVLTGRGCPYNCNFCSKSFKGLRLKSIDCIIDEIKYLQEKYGVEGIHFIDELFVVNKRRACELAKRLGSLNIKWDAQGRVNTIDYDLLCEMKKAGCVAVGFGVESGSNRILANMNKHITAEQSAQAMEDAGKAGLHIKVQLILGYPGESEETVAETVNFFQKVKHPARRFSLILPLPGSALYNEAVNKALIKDEEKYLTQIFDGYGSDRYPVFINFTDLTTEQIYKLKRKAEMEMERNYRRHLMKHPSLFIRHLYAELMNSIYTFIRRFVKFINDPVFYAKKIWARIYGF, encoded by the coding sequence ATGCCAATTAAAAAAGTACTTTTGATACAGCCGCCATTGGGCAGGGGAATGACGAAGGAGCTTTTTCAGCCCATATTCCCTTACGGCCTCGCTTATGTTGCAACTTCTTTGTTGAACAGTGGTTATGAAGTAGAAATCTTCGATATTTATGCTAATCGCTGGAACAGAAACCAGGTTTTGGGAAAAATCAAAAACATTCATTGTGACGTTATTGGCATTACCGCCATGTCAACTCAATATTCCTATGTTAAATGGCTTGCCGGCGAACTCAAAAAACAAATTAATACCAGGATTGTTCTTGGCGGCTTATTGGCAACATACAGCAGCCCCATAGTATTAAAAAATACTCAAATAGATGTTTGTGTTGTCGGAGAAGGTGAAACTACTATAGTGGAGTTGCTGGACAATATAGATGACTTGAAGAAGGTAAGCGGGATAGCTTACAGGGATAATGGCAGAATAATAGAAAATCAGCCGCGGGAATACATTGAAGACCTCGATACTCTTCCGCGGCCGGCGTATCATCTGTTTCCAATGGATATTTATACAAAAACTAAATTTTATATACATGACCCAACTACCAAAATTTTCAAACGAAGATTGACACTCAAAACTATGGGAGTTCTTACCGGCAGAGGATGTCCATATAATTGCAATTTCTGTTCAAAAAGCTTCAAAGGCCTGAGATTAAAATCAATCGATTGTATTATCGATGAGATTAAATACCTGCAGGAAAAGTATGGAGTAGAAGGTATTCATTTTATTGATGAATTGTTTGTAGTTAACAAAAGAAGAGCCTGTGAATTGGCAAAAAGGCTTGGTTCTTTAAACATAAAGTGGGATGCTCAGGGCCGAGTTAATACAATCGATTATGATTTGCTGTGTGAGATGAAAAAGGCAGGTTGTGTGGCCGTAGGCTTTGGTGTCGAATCCGGCAGTAACAGGATATTGGCGAATATGAATAAACATATTACTGCCGAACAATCCGCCCAGGCAATGGAAGATGCCGGGAAAGCCGGTTTGCATATAAAGGTACAGTTGATACTTGGTTATCCGGGCGAATCGGAGGAAACAGTTGCAGAAACAGTAAACTTTTTCCAAAAAGTGAAACATCCTGCCAGAAGATTTTCATTAATACTTCCTTTACCGGGCTCGGCCCTTTATAATGAAGCAGTTAATAAAGCCTTGATTAAAGACGAAGAAAAATATCTGACTCAAATATTTGATGGGTATGGAAGTGATAGATATCCCGTGTTTATTAATTTTACAGATTTAACGACCGAGCAGATTTATAAACTGAAGAGAAAAGCTGAAATGGAAATGGAAAGGAATTATCGACGGCATTTAATGAAACACCCGTCGCTTTTTATTAGGCACCTTTATGCTGAATTGATGAATTCTATTTATACTTTTATACGCAGGTTTGTAAAATTTATTAACGACCCAGTTTTTTATGCTAAAAAAATATGGGCAAGAATTTATGGTTTTTGA